In Verrucomicrobiota bacterium, one DNA window encodes the following:
- a CDS encoding glycosyltransferase yields MKLLVFAHKPPPHHGQSYMVELLLEHLGGDQRRRPAAHASTHEEPAIACYHVDARLSRDLDDIGQRAWAKVPRLLRYCLEAIGCRFRHHVRHFYYVPAPPGRQALYRDWLVMALCRPFYARLILHWHAAGLGDWLENRAYPWERWISQRLLGGADLSIIQSRANDLGLKVLAARAETIVTCGIPDPAANFVAQIELRRRARFAARAKLLRQETLGAAERQAAGGDPETVQLLFLALCTRTKGLFDTLEAVARLRQELAAENSPLRVCLTVAGKFWRESERAEFDLRCQQADLKGVVTYAGFVQGETKRRLFLEADVFCFPTYYESESFGLVLAEAMAFGVPAATTRWRGIPDLFPAGYPGLAEPQAPAQVAAAIRALLQTESGLGLRAWFLQHHEVARYVERMRAALQNVT; encoded by the coding sequence GTGAAGTTACTGGTATTTGCACATAAGCCGCCGCCACACCATGGGCAGAGTTACATGGTGGAGTTGTTGCTTGAACACTTGGGGGGGGACCAGCGGCGGCGACCGGCGGCACACGCCTCAACCCATGAGGAACCCGCCATCGCGTGCTATCATGTGGATGCCCGGCTTTCCCGGGATTTGGACGACATCGGCCAGCGGGCTTGGGCCAAAGTTCCCCGGTTGCTACGGTATTGTCTGGAAGCCATTGGCTGCCGCTTTCGCCATCATGTGCGGCATTTTTACTATGTGCCCGCCCCGCCCGGGCGGCAGGCCTTGTATCGGGACTGGCTGGTGATGGCGCTGTGCCGCCCGTTTTATGCCCGGCTGATTCTTCACTGGCATGCCGCCGGGTTGGGAGACTGGCTGGAAAACCGGGCTTATCCATGGGAGCGCTGGATCAGCCAACGGTTGCTTGGCGGGGCCGATTTAAGCATCATTCAGAGCCGGGCCAACGACTTGGGCCTGAAGGTGTTGGCGGCCCGCGCGGAGACGATTGTCACGTGTGGCATTCCTGACCCGGCTGCCAATTTTGTGGCGCAGATTGAACTTCGCCGGCGCGCCCGGTTCGCGGCGCGCGCAAAATTACTGCGGCAGGAAACGCTCGGTGCCGCAGAACGGCAGGCGGCGGGCGGCGATCCGGAAACGGTGCAGCTCCTGTTCCTGGCGCTCTGCACCCGCACCAAAGGGCTTTTTGACACGCTGGAGGCCGTGGCCAGGCTCCGGCAGGAGTTGGCCGCCGAAAACTCCCCCCTGCGCGTGTGCCTGACGGTGGCGGGAAAATTCTGGCGGGAATCGGAACGCGCCGAGTTCGACCTGCGCTGTCAGCAAGCCGACTTGAAGGGCGTGGTCACGTATGCGGGGTTCGTGCAGGGCGAGACGAAGCGACGGTTGTTTTTGGAAGCGGACGTTTTTTGTTTCCCAACGTACTATGAATCGGAGAGTTTTGGCCTGGTGCTCGCGGAGGCGATGGCCTTTGGTGTGCCCGCCGCCACCACGCGCTGGCGTGGCATTCCCGATTTGTTTCCGGCAGGCTATCCCGGCTTGGCGGAGCCGCAGGCGCCGGCACAGGTGGCGGCGGCGATCCGGGCGCTGCTGCAAACGGAGTCCGGGCTGGGGTTGCGGGCCTGGTTCCTGCAACATCATGAGGTGGCGCGGTATGTGGAACGGATGCGCGCCGCGCTGCAGAATGTGACTTGA